The nucleotide window GGCCTTTGGCCTGGACAGGAGCTTAATGATGATGGCCTTGCAGGCCTGGTAGGCTTGCATCAGACTGGCAGAGATGCATTTCTTCAATTGCACCTCACTGCGGGCAAAAGAGAGGCGCCACTCATTTTCCTTACGGCCTTTGAAGGAGCAGGCAGGCACTAGGTAGAAGCCACTAAtgacctcctcctctgtgaTCTTTCCATCCCAGAAATGGTTCTCCATCAGCCAGCTCTGTGCCACGGCTGGCCAGCCCTTAAAAGACACCACGGGCACAATGTCATACAGCATGCGACTGCTGCCCACACCAAGAATGACTGATATGATGGTGCCAttcctctccaccttctccactTTTGGCATACCACGCTGGGGCTTCTTCTGGATCTCCACCAGAACCATACTGATGGACTCATAGAACCAGTCTGCTACCAGCGTAGGTGAAAAGAAGTAATTTGTGGCTCCATTGATGTGGTCCACAATGGTGCAACACTCCTTCCACTTGTTGATGGTTCCCTCATCAAAGAGGCGCAGACTGAGCCAGGAATGGCATAGTGCAGAATGGCGCATATCCAGAGTAACAGGCTGATTGCGGTCATGAAGTTTGAGTGCAGGTACCAGCAGGGTGAAGTCCATGTCGTAGTCTGTTCCACGGGCATAGACACTCAAGTCATCGAGGTCCATGTCTACCACTCCCTCCCGTACCCCACCAGACAACAGAAGGTACTCGTTAGCAACAGGGAGCTTCTGGTCCAGTTTTTGCACCATACCTGATTGAAAGGGGCAAATGATTAGCATACTAATAGATACCACAGTATTGTCACATTTCTGCCGAACAAGTATTTTGttatcacaaaaaaaacacatacaaatacaaataacaAACAATTtacaaatattatatatatcAGTGTGATCAATGTTGCAAAAGTAACAGACACCATAAATATGAATACATTCTCATATTTTTTTAATCCATAGTTTTTTCATTAAAATGTGATTATGCAGACACATACTGTCTTTCTCATTTTGGAAAAAACAATTCACCATGAGTGGCTTCTTGATGAGGAAAGTGTGTGTCTaagagagatagtgtgtgtaAAAGGTTGAGTTTGTCAGAGAGTGAGTGTGAAAATATATCACTGCAGAAACAATATTTCCATAGTCCATGGCCTGTTGTTAATGCTATTTGATGTAGCAAAGCCTGTTTACTTGTATTTCACgtctgtatttattttgcaCATGCTGTAATAGCATACATTTAAGCAGGGGTCGACATAAGCGATGGcccggggccagtaaaaagtaacgttGGGACTGTTAAATAGCAACTGGCCCGATTGGGCCACTAcaaattattgattgaaaaaaaaaaatcagcttcgtaaaagttaacatccttcatattttgctatctgctaaatgcataaataacattgcagctcgtggggcgcacatttggcaaatcaagagttgagtGAGTGACGAGAggttgtcaaattgtaattctcTAATCTCGATACATTTTTTAACAACTGGCGCGAGACAAAAGTGAAGATGAAAGCAAAGTAGCGCTTTGAGTTCAAACGGAAGCAACTTTTTTTATGGAGCTAAAATGCACTGTGTCGTCTGTCGTATGTTCCCgtctaaagcagacaaaagtggatcttttttacacaggcaccgacaattttcgaaaacaatccctgaccagccatgctagcagacagcacctggtttgcATGACAGTTAAGCGGATGGTTGACAATCCATCTTCCAGgccgttgaccatgctggtTAGGAATTTAAATGCAGATGCCCATCATGTTATTGCACGACTTATAACAACGGCATGTCACGCCATTAAGACGGACAGACGTTCGCCTTGATCCCCCGGGCTACTGAACTGCCGCAGAAGAATGGTGTCGACTTGGGTACttagtatcatactgatgaaatgcaatggaagcttttataaattagcattgagggaccagaggtttcagtttcagccagacagtcatgcagagatggctgtcagcagggaagagagcaaGTTTTTTAGGTTAAAATTCAATTGTTTTGCTGACTATTaccttattattttttatttcatttttgttctttttatatcctggatgtgtttaataaatggttaaacatgttatgtttatattgtattttatattgtaatttgtcaacttatattttatgcccacttttattctattttagtgtattccacttattactgctagttttagtatagttagaccacatatttaaatttaagattcctatatgtaaGGAATTGTGCATTATTGTGCATACaataatgtatgcaccttcctgccaaagcaaattccttgtcagtgcaaactttcatggcgaatgaatcccattctgattctgattaacagaataacataacttataagtctttggttttgttgtaacaatgataaattacaactgttagaggggggggggcagtaaaaATG belongs to Hypomesus transpacificus isolate Combined female chromosome 15, fHypTra1, whole genome shotgun sequence and includes:
- the LOC124477472 gene encoding protein MB21D2 → MMAAPALTSRAGSVNSLGSSPTATPSINNTNKTTPTYPELDFRSGATIEDLNKLIQEFSKHDQREYDDQRALEIHTAKDFIFSMLGMVQKLDQKLPVANEYLLLSGGVREGVVDMDLDDLSVYARGTDYDMDFTLLVPALKLHDRNQPVTLDMRHSALCHSWLSLRLFDEGTINKWKECCTIVDHINGATNYFFSPTLVADWFYESISMVLVEIQKKPQRGMPKVEKVERNGTIISVILGVGSSRMLYDIVPVVSFKGWPAVAQSWLMENHFWDGKITEEEVISGFYLVPACSFKGRKENEWRLSFARSEVQLKKCISASLMQAYQACKAIIIKLLSRPKAINPYHLRSIMLWACDRLPANYLAQDDFSAHFLLGLIDDLQHCLVNKMCPNYFIPQCNMLEHLSDETATLHARKISSVRSDPAEHLRTTIEHAKAANCLTLDLQWRSSASNLPSPQSDAGGEHQPDDRLAKKLQQLVTENPGKSISVFINPDDVTRPHFRIDDKFF